The DNA sequence aattacgtgcgaggcacgtatattaaatttatgctagtttttttttatgttaattgaaaatgatacaattaaaaattaaaaaaaaatactattagttattaggtgagattattattatgtgtatttaaatattatagtttataattttgtcaattaaaaattagtataagaaagcttgatgatttaaatatattcttaagttaatccaaaagtaaactaaaaattgatgttccaatacttaatgaaacattacttaaatgagtgtaagataaaaagaaaattaaaaatcaatctctaaattgttgataattgaaaatAGGacttgtctaaaaattgtagataaaaaAACTAATGATAATCATTGGTGGATTttaatcttcatttgcttcgatagagacaatagtgtaatttttaccATGTTCAAGCTTATACATATCATCATCTTCAACAAAAAGTACATaaccaaaagaaaagaaaggaaaaaaagagtaaaatagTAGTGTTATCTATTTCACTTCCTCAATGAAAAGTGAGATAAGAAAATCTTTACTTCATTTTGTTGTGAGGATGAGCTTGGCTCCTGAACCACTTCCTCACTTACATCCTTCTCAACTTTATAGTTATTCTCTTGTGTTTCACTTGCTGCAGCTGGTCCATTGTTGGGAGATGGTGTGCCTTCAAGTTCATATAGTAGTCGTTTTCGACATTAGACATCCTCAGAGAACATAGTATTCATCAGCTGTGCTTAATCCCTTCTTTGTAATGATTACTTGAAGCTTAGTTCCCACCATTAATATTATCTTCAATTTGTGAAATTACCATATTGATCATCATCAATGAATTTATATTACCATAAGTCGGGTTTTAAACAaggaataaattaattataatatgatTAATCATAGCATCTGTACTAATTGTTCGTGCATTTGTATCGTACTTACAATTAAAAGTAGAAATGGCAGCCACAATGAAAAGTAGTCCTATTAGAAAAGAACAATATTTTTCAGTCAGTGATGAAATAGTTACTTTGTAATCAAGAgcgtgtaatatatatatatatatgttttaataataatagaacAAAGTGTCCAATACCATATGTGTTGGACAGTAGAAACAACACTACAACGAACTAAATTATTGAACTGCATAAATTTAACAACTCcttaatatctaccaaatctTATCGAAAATATAATCTATTAGTATCCTATATACACATTCACCATAACCTTACAATATAAAACACAAAAGAAATATGGAGCTTAGAATTTTCAGAAGCAACACACTTAGGCTCTAAACACATACAATCAAAAACCAAATTACTTTATATCTCATACAAAAGCCTAATCACATAATCACAGATAAAACTTATTAGTATATGATGAATGCTAACAAATAAATAAGACAACTTCCTGgaaggaaaaaaatatacatgtGGACTATGATTCATTTGATCAATATTTCATGGCTCACAAAGTTAAAaagtgtaacgtccccgcttcaagcctccattgggtccttacacccacagaatgaatgactcttatacatgagtacgtcactctggctggttcatggactgatgactgaccctacagaccaacacgagtgtttccagcatgctttgtcctcactcgcacgcttcctgggaaaacttcccaggaggtcacccatcctaaaattactcccaagtcaagctcgcttaactgtcaagttctttcgtgatgggctaccgaaaaacaagatgcaccttgttgatataggtagtaccaatcaatccatttaagccctcatcaactgtgtagtcccatacctacatagtctcagaatcatcccacttgaccttccccaggcggtgtgggattgcacagcttacctgatgtttccccttacggatcacgggactactgactgtcacaatcacccccccttacggggttcgacgtcctcgtcgaccacacttccggctgggtcaaggctctgataccatttgtaacgtccccgcttcaagcctcccttgggtccttacacccacggaataatgactcttatacacgagtacgccactctggctgcttcttggattgatgactgaccctacagaccaacacaagtgtttccagcgtgctttgtcctcactcacacgcttcctgggaaaacttcccaggaggtcacccatccttgaaattgctccaggccaagcacgcttaactgtggagttctttcgagatgggctaccgaaaaacaagatgcaccttgttgatataggtagtaccaatcaatccatttaagctctcttcaactgtgtagtcccatacctacacagtctcagaatcatcctacttgaccttccccaggcggtgtgggattgcacagcttacccgatgtttccccttacggatcacgggactactgactgtcacaaaaaGTTATGTATACTTCCCAACCTTCTTAATAGAAAAAAATCACTGATTCAAAAGGATGAGTAGGAATTAAAGCATGAACGAAAATTAATGAGATAACAATTCATTTATTCTATCACGTTTAATTGTGTTTTCAAGAGTAAAAAAAGGTTAGAAGCAAAACCATTTAACAAGCTCCCAAAAAATCCTATGTTGCAGGTACAGAGTATGGATGCTAAAGAAGCTCTGCCACTCCataaagaaaaatttattaCAAATACTTAATTATGTACCaattatcaaaataacaaaattcaTGGTAATGATAAGTTGATAAGTTGAAAATGAACTGAAACTTAAATAAAAGTTCACTTCGTAATAGGTAAACCTTTCAAAATTCTATAGCTAATAGACCAAACTAATTAGAAATCATATAATTATCAATTGTTACAagtgaaaattaattttgaccAAACAAATGAATATTAACAATTACGTACTTCTCTTATGAATCGCCTCCTGTAGATCATCTACAGTGGCCTGaagaaacaacataaaaattaaataaacacaaaatcaaagtCTCTAGGCAAATTTCAAGTAACAGAAGGATTGAATCTTTCACACTAAATCCTTCTCTTTTTATCATTTCACCCAAAACTCAACAAGTAAATAATGGAAAAGATTCAAACTTTATCGTATTTCTTCCATTTCTTTATaaactcaatttttatttttccaaaaaatatacaaaaaaaaaaaagaacttacAGAGTTATTGAGCTCAAGGCCACCCTTGATTACTTCTTTACCACTTCGTGAGATTACATTCACCTTCATCTTGGAAAATACCCATTTCCTTACAGTAGAATTTTCGAATCTACTAAAACTTAAAgagtttataaaattaaaaattatgaatCTACTAATATTTGCGTAGTTGTAAATTGTACAGAGCTCCTTAGAACCAGAATACATTTCTGGCCCATATCAATTAGAACCAACAACTATAAGAGTTTGTGATTGTGCTCAATTATAGTTATGGTTTTCTCTTTATATTACACTTTCAAAACTTAAAAGCTCTTGGaaaacaattaataatattaatcaaACTCAAACTCATATATGTATTACGAATTGATGAGAGAGATACCTAAAGGAGAGAATCACAGGGAGAGTTCGTTGTTTGATGAGTTTCTCAAGTTGAGAAATGTTAGAAGAAAAAGATATGGAAAGCTCCACAAGGTCAGCTCCTTCTGCTTTAGCCTCATTCATGGAGGCCACCATTTGATCCAAGGTTCCATACTCTATGGGTGCGCACACCAGAAGATTCCTTTTTAACATAACTGAACATAACATGAAAACTTTCACCAAGATAACAAAGCAATACCACTTAACTGATATTTCTAAATAACGAATAACAAAACACAGAAAATAAATACCATACAATTGTCACCAAGAACAAAACATGGTTGACATAATAAGACTCTGAATTTTCAAACATTATGCAATTTATAATCTATGTCACAGTGGTAAATTAATAGTACCTCCAACCCATGGTGAGTATACATCATTGAAGTGACACCATCAAATTTAAAATCATCAAACTTGAACTCTTCGAGCCACCATCTTGCATTTGAGAGAAGAAATCTCAATACCTACATACATAGAAAGAATCAATtaccataaaaatatattaaatttattttttaaaaaaaaactaagggCTTGCTTGGCAACAGCTCTTTTTGATTTTCACAAGTAAAGGCAGAGATCATTTATAATGAATACTTAAGAAAATCTTTATCCTCCAtttcacttttaaaaacaaaacaatgaGAGAGTTACAGTGTTACACAGCAAGCATAGGCCTAACTCTTTCAAAAAGAAATAAGACCAAATACCTCCAAGCTTCCATAATTGAAAAGATGAAAATCCCACATCCAGTGATATCCACGTGACCTAGAGTGGAAGTACTGGCTATCAGTCCCATCAAACATGTTCAGTCCATCTAAAGTATTATTTGATGAATAGCTGGTACAACCACATAGCAGTCAGATTTATCAGATATGTagcaagaaaacaaaataatttgGAATTGCCAAACATTGAAGGAAAAATGCCAATATATTAATCTCGTGAGAAATTATGGTTACATTTCAGCTCATAGCTATCACGAAAATGGGTGTACTCAACGAATTGAGAAAGTTTGCACTCAGAATTCTGAAAATGGGTTTAAGTTTGAAAATGAACAGATCATCTAAGTGCAAATTCTTTGATATTAAGAATCTAATAAACAAACAATTTCAACGAAAATGAAACCTGCCAAATAACACATGCTAAACCAAGGGATGCTTCAGGAGAGGGTACAAAGTAGTTAATACCTGTGAACGATATCCATAAGAACAAGCAGGCCTAACTCATGGGCTTTATCAATCAGCGACTTCAATTCATCTGGGATTTCACAGCGACTGCTAGGTGCAAAAAAATTTGTAACATGGTACCTAcataacaattaaaaataaatggatACATCTTAAACAATAGAAGattaagaattatatatataaacactacaCATTAGAGACAAGTGTCATGCATATAATAACTACTAATTTGTTCAAACATACACACCTCATATTCTCTGACACGAAAAGCAGGACTTAATCAGACGAGAAAATTTTAGATGGCCATTTTTCAATTAATACTAAATTAATCATCAAAAACTACTAAATAGTTAATGATAAtacataagaagaagaagaaagaaatggAGTAAGAACTTTGAAATTATGGCCATTCCTTGTGCCTCTTCCCCAATTGACAGCAAGTATTCTCTAACTTTAACAACAAATTCCTCCCCAACATATGAGAttttgacaaaataataaaataaaataaaaccttTTATGAGTGTCAAACGAAAAAACATGAAAACCAAAAATTGTTAGATTGAAAAATTCAGAGTCAATTGGAAACATTCACTATGGATTGAAcaccattaataaaaaattagtaaaatactAATTATCCAAGGGTTTTATCCGCATTGTAAAGCCGTGAAGATGGCAAGCAAGAACTTAGCAATTTGATAAATTACTAATTACGCctaatttttcataatattcAACACAATGAGATTATTCAAAGTGCTGAATTCGACTAAGAATAAATTAAGTAAATCTGGCAAACATGTTCGGCGACCCAATCCTTGTCAATGGCGAGGAAAGAAGAATCAACAGATGACTGTGATTTGGATTTAGGATATAAATTTAGTGTTCAAAATCTAAATACTTGTttgagaaaaattaataatataaacccTAACATTTATATAGTAATTACCAGACTCTCCAAACTCTAACATTTATTTATATAGTAATtaccagaaaaataaaataaaattaaaccttttATGAGTGTCAATTTTTGCGTGTTATAGAGCAATCATCAGAGTTGATAGAGCAATCGATATATCTTCGAAGTCAATCACCTGAGCATTTCACCTCACGTTCATAGATCTCTGACCGTTCAGTCGCACCCATTGTTGTAGCGGTAATCGATTGCACGTCGTTCAGTCGCACCTAAATCGATCGCACTTTTTGATCGGGCTTCTGGGCACAATCAAGATCGTTACTTTTTGGATTGGAATTTCATGGATTGGGCATGCGAGAGTGAGAATCATTTATGGGACTGGAAACCCAGATGAGGAAACCTAACCACCACTGGAGGATATGGTGTTTGCTGTGAGATACGTgtttaaaatttggaaaaaaaaaattataaatgaaaataaattggaaatttaaaagttaaatctgttatttttgaatagaattttttttttttttaaaaaaaaaaaaaagccaccCATGAaattctcataaaccaagaatttcagttatataggcacactttatatagaatagatatatatatatatataaatatattatattttaaagggtaaataccattttggaccctgtgttttgtaaaagttacagattggaccctatgttttgttaaatgataaaatggaccctgtattttctaaaacagtaaaaataggaccctaagcttaatttttaacaactttttttttaatacaaccaacttgaagacaatgcttaatacgaacagatacaaaaaatgtaaacagttttgtcataacacttttagatcggattataattaaactttattttgacaaaaaatcaattcagggtcctatttgtactattttagaaaacacaaggtctattttatcatttaacaaaacacaggatccaattgataacttttgtaaaacagagggtccaaaatggtatttaccttattttaaaAGGCTAAAAAAAACGACTGGGGTTGTCTTGTGAGCATTGGTGGGAGATGGTCTTTACTCTTTGCTTTTCTGGTTTGGTGTTCATGTCATGGTGGTTAGTCTTCTATTGACTTGATAAGTACAAGAGAGTGAGGTTGTTGGAGCTGGCATATTCCTGAAAAGTACAATTCATTTGTGTAAAGCAATGCCAAAGTTGTGGTGTGTTAATCGAAAGGAGTTTTAACCGCAACCAGCATGGAGGATTGGGTTCATAATGAAGGATTAATCGTTGAGTTAACaagtattattaattattttacatttaaattgtatgatatatatatgtttttgtttctttctaatttatatacaaatattttattaaacctattcattaatttgtttatatgtatacataaaaTGATGTGAAGAAACATAAATGAtagttgaataattttttttataaacaaaatttatatatagttaaaaaacatttataaaaataaaatatagttCATCCATGGTGTGTATTACTTTTGATTTTTCGTGAATTAATATAGTTATAGTATAATTTATCTTTGCAATTAATTTTtgctaatttaattaataaatacttttaaattgtaatttttctttaaaataaccATGTCTACTAATAAAGTTCAAGAATAACTACAAATTGgtgattatatatttaaaagaaaaatatttcaaggctataattattttaatagagTTATACTCATATcccataaatttattaaaatatttgcaAATGTATTAATCCTATccatttatttatgtttgagaaaatattgtttaaaatttttagattattatatatgtctaattttaaattcagatatttttctttttattattttacactCAATTATTACATtcattttgttttaatttagttttatgaatactAAATTACTTTAGACTGTGAGCGAAGCGTAATTTCATCAATAAACCCCAAACCCCAAAACCCCTAAAGTCCCATAGAAGAGCAATGTCGTTCTCTCAACTCCTTCACCGCGCCTTCTCAACCACGACCCAGGCGAGTTGCGCCGCCGCCACCAACAACTCCCTCTTCACTGTCGTCTACAAGGAGCGTAACCTCAAACGCCTCGTCGAGAAGTTCAAGAAGTCCTCCGAGGCTTACCGTTTCCGAACCAAATCTGGGATTTATGAAGACACGGTTCGCCGCCTTGCCTCCGCTAAACGCTTCAAATGGATTGAAGAGATCCTCGAAGACCAGAAGAAGTACAGCGATATCTCCAAAGAAGGTTTTGCGGTCCGGCTCATTTCTCTATATGGGAAATCGGGGATGTTCGACAATGCCCAGAAGGTGTTCGATGAAATGCCTGAGAGGAACTGCGAGCGTACATTGTTGTCGTTTAATGCTCTTTTAGCGGCTTGTGTAAACTCCAGGAAGT is a window from the Cannabis sativa cultivar Pink pepper isolate KNU-18-1 chromosome 1, ASM2916894v1, whole genome shotgun sequence genome containing:
- the LOC115725315 gene encoding uncharacterized protein LOC115725315 isoform X3, which translates into the protein MLKRNLLVCAPIEYGTLDQMVASMNEAKAEGADLVELSISFSSNISQLEKLIKQRTLPVILSFSFSRFENSTVRKWVFSKMKVNVISRSGKEVIKGGLELNNSATVDDLQEAIHKRRLLFIVAAISTFNYNINGGN
- the LOC115725315 gene encoding 1,4-alpha-glucan-branching enzyme 2-2, chloroplastic/amyloplastic-like isoform X4, whose product is MLRYHVTNFFAPSSRCEIPDELKSLIDKAHELGLLVLMDIVHSYSSNNTLDGLNMFDGTDSQYFHSRSRGYHWMWDFHLFNYGSLEVLRFLLSNARWWLEEFKFDDFKFDGVTSMMYTHHGLELC
- the LOC115725315 gene encoding uncharacterized protein LOC115725315 isoform X1, coding for MLKRNLLVCAPIEYGTLDQMVASMNEAKAEGADLVELSISFSSNISQLEKLIKQRTLPVILSFSFSRFENSTVRKWVFSKMKVNVISRSGKEVIKGGLELNNSATVDDLQEAIHKRRLLFIVAAISTFNCKYDTNARTISTDAMINHIIINLFLV
- the LOC115725315 gene encoding 1,4-alpha-glucan-branching enzyme 2-2, chloroplastic/amyloplastic-like isoform X2, translating into MFPIDSEFFNLTIFGFHVFSFDTHKRYHVTNFFAPSSRCEIPDELKSLIDKAHELGLLVLMDIVHSYSSNNTLDGLNMFDGTDSQYFHSRSRGYHWMWDFHLFNYGSLEVLRFLLSNARWWLEEFKFDDFKFDGVTSMMYTHHGLELC